A genomic region of Salvelinus alpinus chromosome 12, SLU_Salpinus.1, whole genome shotgun sequence contains the following coding sequences:
- the LOC139536468 gene encoding 5-aminolevulinate synthase, non-specific, mitochondrial-like isoform X1 has product MDTIIRRCPFLSRVPQAFFQQARKSLVVYAQKCPVMMDLASKPLARSLCSSSASFQKADDTVTSTQTSADKVADGGTTNKLPQSHPHPMPPSGQASVASKCPFLAAEMGQNSGVVRQASIQLQEDVQEVRTVQKDVTPAQALASSSSSKSGGLTRTDLMKKLLNQRPTRVSHLLQENMPSFSNFRYDEFFERKIEEKKSDHTYRVFKTVNRRATDFPMGDDYTDSLSDRRDVSVWCSNDYLGMSRHPRVVNSITETLRKHGSGAGGTRNISGTSKFHVELEQELADLHRKDAALLFTSCFVANDSTLFTLAKMIPGCEIYSDAGNHASMIQGIRNSGAKKFVFRHNDHNHLRELLLKSDPSTPKIVAFETVHSMDGAVCPLDELCDVAHEFGAITFVDEVHAVGLYGARGGGIGDRDGIMHKMDIISGTLGKAFGCVGGYIASTDALVDTVRSYAAGFIFTTSLPPMLLAGARESIQTLKGEEGRALRRKHQRNVKLLRQMLMDSGLPVVHCPSHIIPVRVSDAEKNTEVCDVMMSRYNIYVQAINYPTVARGEELLRIAPTPHHTPQMMTHFVEKLVQTWKESGLPLKPHSSGECNFCRQPLHFELMTEREQSYFRGLSHPISAHA; this is encoded by the exons ATGGACACTATAATTCGACGCTGCCCGTTCCTGTCCCGTGTTCCCCAGGCCTTCTTCCAGCAGGCCCGGAAGTCCCTGGTGGTCTATGCCCAGAAATGTCCTGTGATGATGGACCTGGCTTCCAAGCCTCTGGCCCgctccctctgttcctcctcGGCTAGCTTCCAGAAGGCTGACGACACCGTGACTTCCACCCAGACATCAGCCGATAAGG TAGCCGATGGAGGCACCACCAACAAGCTGCCTCAAAGCCACCCCCATCCCATGCCCCCCTCTGGCCAGGCCTCGGTGGCCTCCAAGTGCCCCTTCCTGGCAGCTGAGATGGGCCAGAACAGCGGTGTGGTGCGCCAGGCCAGCATCCAGCTGCAGGAGGATGTGCAGGAGGTCCGCACCGTCCAGAAAG acGTGACCCCAGCCCAGGCTCTGGCCAGTAGTTCCTCCTCAAAGTCTGGAGGTCTTACCCGAACCGATCTGATGAAGAAGCTGCTGAATCAACGTCCGACCAGGGTGTCCCATTTACTGCAGGAGAACATGCCCAGCT TCTCTAACTTCCGCTACGACGAGTTCTTTGAGAGAAAGATTGAGGAGAAGAAGAGTGATCACACGTACCGTGTCTTTAAGACGGTAAACCGGCGGGCCACGGACTTCCCCATGGGTGACGACTACACCGATTCCCTTAGCGACAGGAGAGATGTGTCTGTGTGGTGCTCCAATGACTACCTGGGCATGAGCAGGCACCCACGGGTCGTCAACTCCATCAC GGAGACGTTGCGTAAGCACGGCAGTGGTGCTGGAGGAACCAGGAACATCTCTGGGACCAGTAAGTTCCACGTGGAACTGGAGCAGGAACTAGCAGATCTCCACAGGAAGGACGCTGCGCTACTCTTCACTTCCTGCTTCGTAGCCAATGACTCCACCCTGTTCACCCTGGCCAAGATGATACCAG gcTGTGAAATCTATTCCGATGCAGGGAATCATGCCTCAATGATCCAGGGCATTAGGAACAGCGGAGCCAAGAAATTTGTATTCCGTCACAATGACCACAACCACTTGAGAGAGCTGCTGTTGAAGTCAGACCCGTCCACTCCAAAGATCGTGGCCTTCGAGACAGTCCACTCCATGGATG GTGCGGTGTGTCCTCTGGATGAGTTGTGTGATGTGGCTCATGAGTTTGGAGCCATCACGTTTGTAGACGAGGTGCACGCGGTGGGGCTGTACGGCGCTAGGGGAGGAGGTATCGGGGACCGAGACGGCATCATGCACAAGATGGACATCATCTCTGGAACACTGG GCAAGGCGTTTGGCTGTGTTGGAGGCTACATCGCCAGCACCGATGCCCTGGTGGACACGGTCCGTAGCTACGCTGCAGGCTTCATATTCACCACGTCTCTGCCTCCCATGCTGCTGGCGGGCGCCCGCGAGTCCATCCAGACCCTTAAAGGGGAGGAGGGCCGCGCCCTCCGGAGGAAACACCAGCGTAACGTTAAGCTGCTGAGACAGATGCTCATGGACTCTGGACTGCCCGTCGTCCACTGTCCCTCTCACATCATCCCCGTCAGG GTGTCTGACGCGGAGAAGAACACGGAGGTTTGTGACGTCATGATGAGTCGTTACAACATCTACGTCCAGGCCATCAACTATCCCACGGTCGCCCGCGGGGAGGAGCTTCTACGCATCGCCCCCACGCCGCACCACACCCCCCAGATGATGACGCACTTTGTCG AGAAGCTGGTTCAGACGTGGAAGGAGTCCGGTCTACCGCTGAAGCCCCATTCTTCGGGAGAGTGTAACTTCTGCCGGCAGCCGCTGCACTTTGAGCTGATGACTGAGAGAGAACAGTCTTACTTCAGAGGCCTGAGCCACCCCATATCAGCTCACGCATGA
- the LOC139536468 gene encoding 5-aminolevulinate synthase, non-specific, mitochondrial-like isoform X2 has product MDTIIRRCPFLSRVPQAFFQQARKSLVVYAQKCPVMMDLASKPLARSLCSSSASFQKADDTVTSTQTSADKADGGTTNKLPQSHPHPMPPSGQASVASKCPFLAAEMGQNSGVVRQASIQLQEDVQEVRTVQKDVTPAQALASSSSSKSGGLTRTDLMKKLLNQRPTRVSHLLQENMPSFSNFRYDEFFERKIEEKKSDHTYRVFKTVNRRATDFPMGDDYTDSLSDRRDVSVWCSNDYLGMSRHPRVVNSITETLRKHGSGAGGTRNISGTSKFHVELEQELADLHRKDAALLFTSCFVANDSTLFTLAKMIPGCEIYSDAGNHASMIQGIRNSGAKKFVFRHNDHNHLRELLLKSDPSTPKIVAFETVHSMDGAVCPLDELCDVAHEFGAITFVDEVHAVGLYGARGGGIGDRDGIMHKMDIISGTLGKAFGCVGGYIASTDALVDTVRSYAAGFIFTTSLPPMLLAGARESIQTLKGEEGRALRRKHQRNVKLLRQMLMDSGLPVVHCPSHIIPVRVSDAEKNTEVCDVMMSRYNIYVQAINYPTVARGEELLRIAPTPHHTPQMMTHFVEKLVQTWKESGLPLKPHSSGECNFCRQPLHFELMTEREQSYFRGLSHPISAHA; this is encoded by the exons ATGGACACTATAATTCGACGCTGCCCGTTCCTGTCCCGTGTTCCCCAGGCCTTCTTCCAGCAGGCCCGGAAGTCCCTGGTGGTCTATGCCCAGAAATGTCCTGTGATGATGGACCTGGCTTCCAAGCCTCTGGCCCgctccctctgttcctcctcGGCTAGCTTCCAGAAGGCTGACGACACCGTGACTTCCACCCAGACATCAGCCGATAAGG CCGATGGAGGCACCACCAACAAGCTGCCTCAAAGCCACCCCCATCCCATGCCCCCCTCTGGCCAGGCCTCGGTGGCCTCCAAGTGCCCCTTCCTGGCAGCTGAGATGGGCCAGAACAGCGGTGTGGTGCGCCAGGCCAGCATCCAGCTGCAGGAGGATGTGCAGGAGGTCCGCACCGTCCAGAAAG acGTGACCCCAGCCCAGGCTCTGGCCAGTAGTTCCTCCTCAAAGTCTGGAGGTCTTACCCGAACCGATCTGATGAAGAAGCTGCTGAATCAACGTCCGACCAGGGTGTCCCATTTACTGCAGGAGAACATGCCCAGCT TCTCTAACTTCCGCTACGACGAGTTCTTTGAGAGAAAGATTGAGGAGAAGAAGAGTGATCACACGTACCGTGTCTTTAAGACGGTAAACCGGCGGGCCACGGACTTCCCCATGGGTGACGACTACACCGATTCCCTTAGCGACAGGAGAGATGTGTCTGTGTGGTGCTCCAATGACTACCTGGGCATGAGCAGGCACCCACGGGTCGTCAACTCCATCAC GGAGACGTTGCGTAAGCACGGCAGTGGTGCTGGAGGAACCAGGAACATCTCTGGGACCAGTAAGTTCCACGTGGAACTGGAGCAGGAACTAGCAGATCTCCACAGGAAGGACGCTGCGCTACTCTTCACTTCCTGCTTCGTAGCCAATGACTCCACCCTGTTCACCCTGGCCAAGATGATACCAG gcTGTGAAATCTATTCCGATGCAGGGAATCATGCCTCAATGATCCAGGGCATTAGGAACAGCGGAGCCAAGAAATTTGTATTCCGTCACAATGACCACAACCACTTGAGAGAGCTGCTGTTGAAGTCAGACCCGTCCACTCCAAAGATCGTGGCCTTCGAGACAGTCCACTCCATGGATG GTGCGGTGTGTCCTCTGGATGAGTTGTGTGATGTGGCTCATGAGTTTGGAGCCATCACGTTTGTAGACGAGGTGCACGCGGTGGGGCTGTACGGCGCTAGGGGAGGAGGTATCGGGGACCGAGACGGCATCATGCACAAGATGGACATCATCTCTGGAACACTGG GCAAGGCGTTTGGCTGTGTTGGAGGCTACATCGCCAGCACCGATGCCCTGGTGGACACGGTCCGTAGCTACGCTGCAGGCTTCATATTCACCACGTCTCTGCCTCCCATGCTGCTGGCGGGCGCCCGCGAGTCCATCCAGACCCTTAAAGGGGAGGAGGGCCGCGCCCTCCGGAGGAAACACCAGCGTAACGTTAAGCTGCTGAGACAGATGCTCATGGACTCTGGACTGCCCGTCGTCCACTGTCCCTCTCACATCATCCCCGTCAGG GTGTCTGACGCGGAGAAGAACACGGAGGTTTGTGACGTCATGATGAGTCGTTACAACATCTACGTCCAGGCCATCAACTATCCCACGGTCGCCCGCGGGGAGGAGCTTCTACGCATCGCCCCCACGCCGCACCACACCCCCCAGATGATGACGCACTTTGTCG AGAAGCTGGTTCAGACGTGGAAGGAGTCCGGTCTACCGCTGAAGCCCCATTCTTCGGGAGAGTGTAACTTCTGCCGGCAGCCGCTGCACTTTGAGCTGATGACTGAGAGAGAACAGTCTTACTTCAGAGGCCTGAGCCACCCCATATCAGCTCACGCATGA
- the LOC139536468 gene encoding 5-aminolevulinate synthase, non-specific, mitochondrial-like isoform X3 has protein sequence MPPSGQASVASKCPFLAAEMGQNSGVVRQASIQLQEDVQEVRTVQKDVTPAQALASSSSSKSGGLTRTDLMKKLLNQRPTRVSHLLQENMPSFSNFRYDEFFERKIEEKKSDHTYRVFKTVNRRATDFPMGDDYTDSLSDRRDVSVWCSNDYLGMSRHPRVVNSITETLRKHGSGAGGTRNISGTSKFHVELEQELADLHRKDAALLFTSCFVANDSTLFTLAKMIPGCEIYSDAGNHASMIQGIRNSGAKKFVFRHNDHNHLRELLLKSDPSTPKIVAFETVHSMDGAVCPLDELCDVAHEFGAITFVDEVHAVGLYGARGGGIGDRDGIMHKMDIISGTLGKAFGCVGGYIASTDALVDTVRSYAAGFIFTTSLPPMLLAGARESIQTLKGEEGRALRRKHQRNVKLLRQMLMDSGLPVVHCPSHIIPVRVSDAEKNTEVCDVMMSRYNIYVQAINYPTVARGEELLRIAPTPHHTPQMMTHFVEKLVQTWKESGLPLKPHSSGECNFCRQPLHFELMTEREQSYFRGLSHPISAHA, from the exons ATGCCCCCCTCTGGCCAGGCCTCGGTGGCCTCCAAGTGCCCCTTCCTGGCAGCTGAGATGGGCCAGAACAGCGGTGTGGTGCGCCAGGCCAGCATCCAGCTGCAGGAGGATGTGCAGGAGGTCCGCACCGTCCAGAAAG acGTGACCCCAGCCCAGGCTCTGGCCAGTAGTTCCTCCTCAAAGTCTGGAGGTCTTACCCGAACCGATCTGATGAAGAAGCTGCTGAATCAACGTCCGACCAGGGTGTCCCATTTACTGCAGGAGAACATGCCCAGCT TCTCTAACTTCCGCTACGACGAGTTCTTTGAGAGAAAGATTGAGGAGAAGAAGAGTGATCACACGTACCGTGTCTTTAAGACGGTAAACCGGCGGGCCACGGACTTCCCCATGGGTGACGACTACACCGATTCCCTTAGCGACAGGAGAGATGTGTCTGTGTGGTGCTCCAATGACTACCTGGGCATGAGCAGGCACCCACGGGTCGTCAACTCCATCAC GGAGACGTTGCGTAAGCACGGCAGTGGTGCTGGAGGAACCAGGAACATCTCTGGGACCAGTAAGTTCCACGTGGAACTGGAGCAGGAACTAGCAGATCTCCACAGGAAGGACGCTGCGCTACTCTTCACTTCCTGCTTCGTAGCCAATGACTCCACCCTGTTCACCCTGGCCAAGATGATACCAG gcTGTGAAATCTATTCCGATGCAGGGAATCATGCCTCAATGATCCAGGGCATTAGGAACAGCGGAGCCAAGAAATTTGTATTCCGTCACAATGACCACAACCACTTGAGAGAGCTGCTGTTGAAGTCAGACCCGTCCACTCCAAAGATCGTGGCCTTCGAGACAGTCCACTCCATGGATG GTGCGGTGTGTCCTCTGGATGAGTTGTGTGATGTGGCTCATGAGTTTGGAGCCATCACGTTTGTAGACGAGGTGCACGCGGTGGGGCTGTACGGCGCTAGGGGAGGAGGTATCGGGGACCGAGACGGCATCATGCACAAGATGGACATCATCTCTGGAACACTGG GCAAGGCGTTTGGCTGTGTTGGAGGCTACATCGCCAGCACCGATGCCCTGGTGGACACGGTCCGTAGCTACGCTGCAGGCTTCATATTCACCACGTCTCTGCCTCCCATGCTGCTGGCGGGCGCCCGCGAGTCCATCCAGACCCTTAAAGGGGAGGAGGGCCGCGCCCTCCGGAGGAAACACCAGCGTAACGTTAAGCTGCTGAGACAGATGCTCATGGACTCTGGACTGCCCGTCGTCCACTGTCCCTCTCACATCATCCCCGTCAGG GTGTCTGACGCGGAGAAGAACACGGAGGTTTGTGACGTCATGATGAGTCGTTACAACATCTACGTCCAGGCCATCAACTATCCCACGGTCGCCCGCGGGGAGGAGCTTCTACGCATCGCCCCCACGCCGCACCACACCCCCCAGATGATGACGCACTTTGTCG AGAAGCTGGTTCAGACGTGGAAGGAGTCCGGTCTACCGCTGAAGCCCCATTCTTCGGGAGAGTGTAACTTCTGCCGGCAGCCGCTGCACTTTGAGCTGATGACTGAGAGAGAACAGTCTTACTTCAGAGGCCTGAGCCACCCCATATCAGCTCACGCATGA
- the LOC139536468 gene encoding 5-aminolevulinate synthase, non-specific, mitochondrial-like isoform X4, protein MKKLLNQRPTRVSHLLQENMPSFSNFRYDEFFERKIEEKKSDHTYRVFKTVNRRATDFPMGDDYTDSLSDRRDVSVWCSNDYLGMSRHPRVVNSITETLRKHGSGAGGTRNISGTSKFHVELEQELADLHRKDAALLFTSCFVANDSTLFTLAKMIPGCEIYSDAGNHASMIQGIRNSGAKKFVFRHNDHNHLRELLLKSDPSTPKIVAFETVHSMDGAVCPLDELCDVAHEFGAITFVDEVHAVGLYGARGGGIGDRDGIMHKMDIISGTLGKAFGCVGGYIASTDALVDTVRSYAAGFIFTTSLPPMLLAGARESIQTLKGEEGRALRRKHQRNVKLLRQMLMDSGLPVVHCPSHIIPVRVSDAEKNTEVCDVMMSRYNIYVQAINYPTVARGEELLRIAPTPHHTPQMMTHFVEKLVQTWKESGLPLKPHSSGECNFCRQPLHFELMTEREQSYFRGLSHPISAHA, encoded by the exons ATGAAGAAGCTGCTGAATCAACGTCCGACCAGGGTGTCCCATTTACTGCAGGAGAACATGCCCAGCT TCTCTAACTTCCGCTACGACGAGTTCTTTGAGAGAAAGATTGAGGAGAAGAAGAGTGATCACACGTACCGTGTCTTTAAGACGGTAAACCGGCGGGCCACGGACTTCCCCATGGGTGACGACTACACCGATTCCCTTAGCGACAGGAGAGATGTGTCTGTGTGGTGCTCCAATGACTACCTGGGCATGAGCAGGCACCCACGGGTCGTCAACTCCATCAC GGAGACGTTGCGTAAGCACGGCAGTGGTGCTGGAGGAACCAGGAACATCTCTGGGACCAGTAAGTTCCACGTGGAACTGGAGCAGGAACTAGCAGATCTCCACAGGAAGGACGCTGCGCTACTCTTCACTTCCTGCTTCGTAGCCAATGACTCCACCCTGTTCACCCTGGCCAAGATGATACCAG gcTGTGAAATCTATTCCGATGCAGGGAATCATGCCTCAATGATCCAGGGCATTAGGAACAGCGGAGCCAAGAAATTTGTATTCCGTCACAATGACCACAACCACTTGAGAGAGCTGCTGTTGAAGTCAGACCCGTCCACTCCAAAGATCGTGGCCTTCGAGACAGTCCACTCCATGGATG GTGCGGTGTGTCCTCTGGATGAGTTGTGTGATGTGGCTCATGAGTTTGGAGCCATCACGTTTGTAGACGAGGTGCACGCGGTGGGGCTGTACGGCGCTAGGGGAGGAGGTATCGGGGACCGAGACGGCATCATGCACAAGATGGACATCATCTCTGGAACACTGG GCAAGGCGTTTGGCTGTGTTGGAGGCTACATCGCCAGCACCGATGCCCTGGTGGACACGGTCCGTAGCTACGCTGCAGGCTTCATATTCACCACGTCTCTGCCTCCCATGCTGCTGGCGGGCGCCCGCGAGTCCATCCAGACCCTTAAAGGGGAGGAGGGCCGCGCCCTCCGGAGGAAACACCAGCGTAACGTTAAGCTGCTGAGACAGATGCTCATGGACTCTGGACTGCCCGTCGTCCACTGTCCCTCTCACATCATCCCCGTCAGG GTGTCTGACGCGGAGAAGAACACGGAGGTTTGTGACGTCATGATGAGTCGTTACAACATCTACGTCCAGGCCATCAACTATCCCACGGTCGCCCGCGGGGAGGAGCTTCTACGCATCGCCCCCACGCCGCACCACACCCCCCAGATGATGACGCACTTTGTCG AGAAGCTGGTTCAGACGTGGAAGGAGTCCGGTCTACCGCTGAAGCCCCATTCTTCGGGAGAGTGTAACTTCTGCCGGCAGCCGCTGCACTTTGAGCTGATGACTGAGAGAGAACAGTCTTACTTCAGAGGCCTGAGCCACCCCATATCAGCTCACGCATGA